The Triticum aestivum cultivar Chinese Spring chromosome 7B, IWGSC CS RefSeq v2.1, whole genome shotgun sequence genome window below encodes:
- the LOC123156007 gene encoding uncharacterized protein: protein MVEEELLVEVEVSFLLTTPPQVSGFIVHIGDNGLSYGADVVSTDGEAVLLEITMAKFWPGRYFVYRAGRGGPPSLEALPNPPLDRFHPTHEVGIISHAEGYVVAAMVPNHYIGGVLNPNYELFRYSSHTRTWSTKVIPFDRTSATDLGHVCGHTTNKVITVGGDSIGWVDLWRGILVCNMLDEDPVVRFLSLPGRMPTNARPLGTWSASARSYRDVICVGNTLRFVELEYYDDADDEDIDYGWKATVMERALGVDSALLEYMLYCRQC, encoded by the coding sequence ATGGTGGAGGAGGAACTGCTGGTGGAGGTGGAGGTCTCCTTCCTGCTCACCACTCCCCCGCAGGTCTCTGGCTTCATCGTCCACATCGGGGACAACGGCCTCTCGTACGGTGCAGACGTCGTCAGCACCGACGGCGAAGCCGTTCTGCTAGAGATCACAATGGCCAAATTCTGGCCGGGGCGCTATTTCGTGTACAGGGCCGGCCGAGGGGGCCCGCCGTCGCTCGAGGCACTCCCTAACCCACCTCTGGACAGATTCCACCCCACCCACGAGGTCGGCATCATCAGCCACGCTGAGGGCTACGTCGTGGCCGCCATGGTGCCGAATCACTACATCGGTGGCGTTTTGAACCCTAATTACGAGCTCTTCCGCTACTCGTCCCACACCAGGACATGGAGCACCAAGGTGATCCCGTTTGATCGCACCAGCGCCACTGACCTGGGTCATGTCTGTGGCCatacgaccaacaaggtgatcacagTGGGAGGGGATTCAATCGGGTGGGTCGATCTTTGGCGTGGTATACTTGTTTGCAACATGCTCGACGAGGACCCGGTGGTGCGTTTCTTGAGCCTCCCTGGCCGGATGCCCACGAACGCGCGGCCCTTGGGAACATGGTCTGCTTCTGCTAGGTCGTATAGGGACGTGATATGCGTTGGCAACACACTCAGGTTTGTTGAGTTAGAGTATTACGACGATGCAGATGACGAGGATATAGACTATGGTTGGAAGGCAACGGTTATGGAGAGGGCTCTCGGTGTAGACAGTGCTTTACTGGAATACATGCTTTACTGTAGACAGTGCTGA